One part of the Parabacteroides sp. FAFU027 genome encodes these proteins:
- a CDS encoding transglutaminase-like domain-containing protein gives MISDKLKQGYKGLLLAGCLGIGIIPALAQPATELAQYQAKYPKEQIIGLLDKCEVTITQDKKSGVPQIRMKESSVEMILEESASLYTDSKEFFNGKTEIKKLEAYSLIPEQEKFRKVPVSKFVKTTEVDDSYFDDVYCYNFNFPAPGKGGKRCKNTEVEIKDPNYPLWFYFDSSYPVEQAEFSVTFPASVKITYHLFGEDTTRIRFSQSTKGDEITYRWTSTCPKGYDHDRLAPNIRYYVPQIVVQIAESEFKGKTTRHVLTLDDLYKVEYANISKLNLTESPEVKAIADSITAGIQSPREKVRAIYKWVQNNIRYIAIEDGSNGLVPREASLVLSRRYGDCKDKSSLLTSMLRAIKQPASLAWLGTRHLPYKYSEYPTISAGNHMIAVWWNEQNQPVLLDGTTQYLRMEDVPSAIQGKECIISKNEKEYQLYRIPFCAPSVNTVNDTIHLRIENGMLKGSGISVFDGEKKSEIIARFARTEKEKYSTLWEDVFAKPSDKFTITRIETSDLKEIDQPLKIRFEFQIPDYITTGNNSSYLNMNIEKSLNNTELKKDRKMPIEFEMPMKHNLVCILDIPKQLKVTDVPNATTYDSPKFSYTQKYEKQGNRIVMSSTHIYNQLLLKGNDIAEFYKMVNLMKQAYRNTIILEKN, from the coding sequence ATGATATCCGATAAATTAAAACAGGGGTATAAAGGCTTGCTTCTTGCCGGTTGCCTGGGGATAGGAATCATTCCTGCCCTGGCACAACCGGCTACCGAGCTGGCTCAATACCAGGCTAAGTATCCAAAAGAGCAGATCATCGGCTTGCTGGATAAATGCGAGGTTACGATCACCCAGGATAAGAAATCGGGCGTTCCTCAGATCCGGATGAAAGAGTCGAGCGTAGAGATGATTCTGGAGGAGAGCGCTTCGTTGTACACTGACTCGAAGGAGTTCTTCAACGGTAAGACAGAAATCAAAAAGCTTGAGGCCTACAGTCTGATTCCCGAGCAGGAGAAATTCCGGAAAGTTCCCGTTTCGAAGTTTGTCAAGACGACCGAAGTGGATGACTCCTACTTTGATGACGTCTATTGCTACAACTTCAACTTTCCCGCACCGGGCAAAGGGGGCAAACGTTGCAAAAACACCGAAGTCGAGATCAAAGATCCCAACTATCCGCTCTGGTTTTATTTCGACAGCAGCTATCCGGTGGAGCAGGCCGAGTTTTCGGTAACATTCCCTGCCAGCGTGAAGATCACCTATCACCTCTTCGGAGAGGATACCACGCGCATCCGTTTTTCCCAATCAACAAAAGGAGATGAGATCACTTACCGCTGGACAAGCACTTGTCCGAAGGGATACGATCACGACCGTCTGGCTCCTAATATCCGTTATTATGTTCCCCAAATCGTGGTGCAGATTGCGGAGTCGGAGTTTAAGGGCAAAACGACCCGGCATGTCCTTACCCTGGATGATCTTTACAAAGTGGAGTACGCCAACATCAGCAAATTGAACCTGACGGAATCTCCGGAAGTAAAAGCCATTGCCGACTCCATCACCGCAGGGATACAATCGCCGCGGGAAAAGGTGCGTGCGATATACAAATGGGTGCAAAACAACATCCGTTACATCGCTATCGAGGATGGTTCCAACGGATTGGTGCCGAGGGAGGCTTCTTTGGTGTTGAGCCGGAGATACGGCGACTGCAAAGACAAGTCGAGCCTGCTTACCTCCATGTTGCGTGCCATCAAGCAACCCGCATCCCTGGCCTGGTTAGGCACAAGGCATTTGCCTTACAAGTATTCGGAATACCCCACCATCTCTGCCGGCAATCACATGATCGCGGTGTGGTGGAATGAACAAAACCAACCTGTCTTACTGGACGGAACCACGCAGTACCTCCGGATGGAAGATGTCCCTTCCGCCATTCAGGGCAAGGAGTGTATCATTTCCAAAAACGAAAAGGAGTATCAGCTTTACCGCATCCCCTTCTGCGCACCATCGGTGAATACTGTCAATGACACCATTCATCTCCGGATTGAAAACGGAATGTTGAAAGGAAGCGGCATCTCCGTTTTCGATGGCGAAAAAAAGTCGGAGATCATTGCCCGGTTTGCACGGACAGAAAAGGAGAAGTACAGCACCCTGTGGGAGGATGTTTTTGCCAAACCGAGCGATAAGTTTACCATTACCCGTATCGAAACCTCCGACCTGAAGGAGATCGATCAGCCGTTGAAGATCCGCTTCGAGTTTCAGATTCCCGATTACATCACCACAGGAAACAACAGCTCTTACCTGAATATGAATATCGAAAAGAGCCTCAACAATACCGAGCTGAAGAAAGACCGGAAGATGCCGATCGAATTTGAAATGCCGATGAAGCACAATCTGGTCTGTATCCTCGATATCCCCAAACAGCTAAAGGTAACCGATGTGCCCAATGCCACGACATACGACAGCCCGAAATTCAGCTACACCCAGAAATACGAGAAGCAGGGCAACCGGATCGTGATGAGCAGCACCCACATCTACAACCAGCTTTTGCTCAAAGGCAACGATATCGCTGAGTTTTACAAAATGGTCAACCTGATGAAACAGGCTTACCGAAACACCATTATCCTTGAAAAGAATTAA
- a CDS encoding ABC transporter ATP-binding protein, with translation MKIIEINHLHKIYDPNTLPVYAVNGIDLSFEAGEFAAIVGPSGSGKTTLLNIMGGLDNPTEGEVIIDRVNIGHLSNRQKTNFRMNHIGFVFQAYNLIPVFTALENVEFVMQLQGMPKKERERRAKELLEAVGLSDKMNNRPAKLSGGQQQRVAVARALASKPKFILADEPTANLDSRSTENLLEIMEKLNHEENITFIFSTHDQRVVSKAHRVITLVDGKIESDELNIPF, from the coding sequence ATGAAAATCATCGAAATCAATCATCTGCATAAAATATATGACCCGAATACGCTGCCGGTGTATGCGGTCAATGGCATCGACCTGAGTTTTGAAGCAGGGGAATTTGCCGCTATCGTGGGACCTTCCGGTTCGGGAAAGACGACTCTGCTCAACATAATGGGCGGATTGGATAATCCGACCGAAGGAGAGGTGATTATTGACCGGGTAAATATCGGTCACCTCAGCAACCGGCAGAAGACCAATTTTCGGATGAATCACATCGGCTTTGTCTTTCAGGCGTACAACCTGATTCCGGTGTTTACGGCGCTGGAGAATGTGGAGTTTGTGATGCAATTGCAGGGAATGCCGAAGAAAGAGCGTGAACGCCGGGCGAAGGAACTTCTTGAAGCTGTAGGGCTGAGCGATAAGATGAATAACCGTCCGGCCAAACTTTCCGGAGGACAACAACAACGGGTGGCAGTGGCACGGGCATTGGCCTCGAAGCCGAAGTTTATCCTTGCAGACGAACCGACGGCTAACCTTGACTCCCGTTCGACCGAAAACCTGTTGGAGATTATGGAGAAGCTCAATCACGAAGAGAACATCACCTTTATCTTCTCCACGCACGACCAGCGGGTGGTTAGTAAGGCGCACCGCGTGATTACTCTGGTGGATGGCAAGATTGAATCGGATGAACTGAATATCCCTTTTTAG
- a CDS encoding DUF3857 domain-containing protein: protein MRKIFFLTLLVLPMVLFGQTEFGSYNWNTYPSDNKSDTIKCVNGAAVTLERRITEVFLNKQNIFEEVYVFHKKIKVDSHDALDHYNKIYIPLNNVLEILNIQARFISPSGKITNLPKESIKQIANLENDGDYKTFAIEGAEVGGQIEYFYTLRKEFDAYSGYYIQDDIPKANVEIIFAYPSKLSYQIKGYNGFPAFTLNTSNEEKTYQKASVKYIPAVEEKVKYANYKASLMRFEYTMAYNHYRSALRLNSWKTASENTYNRLFDLSAKDKATILSLLAQINPPTGDLTQQIRSIENWVKKNIAISKEINAQKELSEMIRLKQANHYGAVRIMVALLNAANINFEFVETGNNETRPFDPDFNCMNFLDDYLVYFPAINQYMAPGFPDYRLGLIPTDYQGQYGLFLRPISYSDKLKSLAYDIRRIPIHDCSLNTDTIDVVVNVNPAESVVSAQVKRQTKGALGQTFQSFFNYLNEEKKKEVVSSFFSMGKENSVINNYQVSNESPDNIGVKPITWMVDLTANSLLENAGKDLIFHIGETIGQQGELYQEKSRTIPVHIGALHKYYRKIVFNIPQGYKVANPENLNMHVEMKNEGKTSCIFTSQAEIKNDQLVITSDEYYMEESYPASRYDEFRNVINASADFNKRTILLKKI, encoded by the coding sequence ATGAGAAAGATATTTTTCCTGACCTTGCTGGTCCTCCCGATGGTTTTATTCGGGCAAACCGAATTCGGAAGCTACAACTGGAACACCTACCCTTCCGACAATAAGAGCGACACCATCAAATGCGTTAACGGCGCTGCCGTCACGCTCGAACGGCGCATCACCGAAGTATTCCTCAACAAGCAAAACATCTTCGAAGAGGTTTACGTCTTTCACAAAAAGATAAAGGTGGATTCGCACGATGCGCTGGATCATTACAACAAGATCTATATTCCCCTGAATAACGTGCTCGAAATCCTCAATATCCAGGCCCGCTTCATCTCTCCAAGCGGTAAAATCACCAACCTGCCCAAGGAGAGCATCAAGCAGATTGCCAACCTGGAAAATGACGGCGATTATAAAACGTTCGCCATCGAAGGCGCAGAGGTGGGCGGACAGATTGAGTACTTCTATACCCTTCGCAAGGAGTTTGACGCCTATTCGGGCTATTACATCCAGGATGATATCCCGAAAGCGAATGTTGAGATCATCTTTGCCTATCCGTCGAAACTCTCTTATCAGATCAAGGGGTATAACGGGTTTCCCGCATTTACCCTAAATACTTCCAACGAGGAGAAAACCTATCAGAAAGCCTCTGTAAAATACATTCCCGCGGTGGAAGAGAAGGTTAAGTATGCTAACTACAAAGCGAGCCTGATGCGTTTCGAATACACGATGGCATACAACCATTACCGTTCTGCCCTTCGTCTCAATTCGTGGAAGACGGCGAGCGAAAACACTTACAACCGCCTCTTTGACCTTTCAGCTAAAGACAAAGCGACCATCCTGTCATTGTTGGCACAAATCAATCCGCCCACCGGAGATCTGACCCAACAAATCCGGAGCATTGAAAACTGGGTGAAGAAGAACATTGCTATCTCGAAGGAGATCAACGCACAGAAGGAGCTGAGCGAGATGATCCGCCTCAAACAGGCCAATCACTACGGTGCGGTGCGAATTATGGTGGCTTTGCTGAATGCGGCAAACATCAACTTTGAGTTTGTAGAGACCGGGAATAACGAGACCCGTCCTTTCGACCCGGACTTCAACTGCATGAACTTCCTCGATGACTACCTGGTCTATTTCCCTGCCATCAATCAATACATGGCGCCCGGCTTTCCGGATTACCGTCTGGGACTGATCCCTACCGATTACCAGGGACAATACGGCCTCTTCCTGCGTCCGATCAGTTACAGCGACAAGCTGAAGTCTTTGGCTTACGATATCCGCCGGATTCCGATCCACGACTGCTCCCTCAACACCGACACGATTGATGTAGTCGTGAATGTAAATCCTGCTGAGTCGGTTGTTTCGGCTCAGGTTAAACGCCAGACCAAAGGGGCATTGGGACAAACCTTCCAGTCGTTCTTCAATTACCTGAATGAGGAGAAGAAGAAAGAGGTCGTTTCCTCCTTCTTCAGTATGGGCAAAGAGAATTCGGTAATCAACAATTATCAGGTTAGCAATGAATCACCGGACAACATCGGAGTAAAACCAATCACCTGGATGGTGGATCTGACGGCGAATTCGTTGTTGGAAAATGCAGGCAAAGACCTCATCTTCCACATCGGGGAGACTATCGGACAGCAGGGGGAGCTTTACCAGGAGAAATCAAGGACAATCCCCGTCCACATCGGGGCCCTGCACAAATATTACCGCAAAATTGTATTCAATATCCCACAGGGCTATAAGGTGGCTAATCCCGAGAACCTGAATATGCACGTGGAGATGAAAAACGAAGGAAAGACCAGTTGCATCTTCACCTCGCAAGCGGAGATCAAAAACGACCAGCTGGTCATCACCTCCGATGAATATTATATGGAAGAGAGCTATCCGGCCAGCCGCTACGATGAGTTCCGCAACGTGATCAACGCTTCTGCCGACTTCAATAAAAGAACGATATTGCTGAAGAAGATTTGA
- a CDS encoding ABC transporter permease, whose translation MTDLFKLAWRNLWRNKRRTLITTASVFFGVVFATFVSSMQEGSYAQYIQAIVSFYSGYIQVHQKGYWEDRTINNLLADSPQLDSAISRIPHVTVVSPRLENFALASSKDLTKGALVSGISPEKEDRISRLSRKIIQGKYLKNGESGVMIGSELARYLRLGVGDTLVLISQGYHGTSAAGKYPVRGIMHLASPELDRTLVYMDIRECQMLFSAEKRLTSLVIMVPDDSYVTDVQQEIKKRIGGSFEVMNWKEMNSLLLKQIESDRAGGWIEKGILYMIIGFGILGTIMMMMAERRKEFGVMMAVGTQKYRLALMVVMETVFIGLLGTVAGILGSLPAIAYFVDHPIPFTGQGGEMLKQMGFEPYMWFSIEPGLFFKQALIIFLFTLIIGLYPVYLISRLKIVKALKG comes from the coding sequence ATGACTGACCTGTTCAAACTGGCCTGGCGCAATCTCTGGCGCAATAAACGCCGGACATTGATAACGACTGCTTCCGTTTTTTTCGGGGTAGTCTTTGCTACGTTTGTCAGTTCCATGCAGGAGGGCTCCTATGCGCAATACATTCAGGCGATTGTCAGCTTTTATTCGGGATACATTCAGGTCCACCAGAAAGGGTATTGGGAGGATAGGACGATCAATAACCTGCTGGCTGATTCGCCTCAACTCGATTCTGCCATTAGTCGCATACCCCATGTAACTGTCGTTTCTCCGCGATTGGAGAATTTTGCATTGGCTTCATCTAAGGATTTGACAAAAGGAGCGTTGGTTTCAGGTATTTCTCCGGAAAAGGAAGACCGTATCTCCCGCCTTTCCCGCAAAATCATTCAGGGAAAATATCTGAAGAATGGCGAATCGGGAGTGATGATTGGCAGTGAACTAGCCCGGTATCTTAGACTTGGAGTTGGCGATACATTGGTGTTGATTAGCCAGGGCTATCACGGTACGAGTGCAGCCGGCAAATACCCTGTTCGTGGAATCATGCACCTGGCCTCACCTGAGCTTGACCGGACGTTGGTGTACATGGATATCCGGGAGTGCCAGATGCTTTTCTCGGCAGAAAAGCGATTAACCTCTTTGGTAATCATGGTGCCTGATGATAGCTATGTAACCGATGTGCAGCAGGAAATAAAGAAGCGAATCGGAGGTTCATTCGAAGTGATGAACTGGAAGGAGATGAACAGCCTTCTGCTCAAACAAATCGAAAGTGACCGCGCCGGTGGATGGATCGAAAAAGGCATTCTTTACATGATCATTGGGTTCGGTATATTGGGCACTATCATGATGATGATGGCCGAGCGCCGGAAGGAGTTTGGTGTGATGATGGCGGTAGGAACACAGAAATACCGGTTAGCCCTGATGGTAGTGATGGAGACAGTGTTCATCGGACTGCTGGGGACTGTTGCCGGGATTCTGGGCAGTCTTCCCGCGATTGCCTATTTCGTCGATCACCCGATTCCCTTTACCGGACAGGGAGGAGAGATGTTGAAACAGATGGGATTCGAGCCCTATATGTGGTTTTCGATTGAACCCGGTCTCTTCTTTAAGCAGGCATTGATTATTTTCCTGTTTACCCTCATCATCGGACTTTATCCGGTCTATCTTATCAGCCGGTTGAAGATTGTCAAAGCATTAAAAGGATAA
- a CDS encoding ABC transporter permease: MIPVLAWRNIWRNKLRSLVVIVSVMLGIFSGIFLIALTNGMVKDRVDTIIGLEVSHIQIHRPGFQQNTETKLYMPEASRMVSDIKRLPRVKASSKRWVLNAMISSAETGTGVKLVGIDPADEKLVTILHQKVVSGEYFPERSRNALLIGERLAKKLKVDLKNKCIITLQDADNNITAGAFRVVGIYRTENYMYDESVVFVRNRDVSRLVNLPETAAHEVAVLLKDDAFTPQLKQTLAKRYPHLEVQEWQQLSPEAGYLVSIMSQYMIIIMVVILLALCFGIINTMLMVVLERVHELGMLMAIGMNRRRIFGMIMLETIFLSLTGGALGMGVGSLVIHHYYLNGLDLYFWKEAYESIGYSSVIHPFIAAKDLIQTTSMIIVTGILSALYPAYKALKINPADAIRS; encoded by the coding sequence ATGATACCTGTACTGGCATGGCGAAATATCTGGCGGAATAAGCTGCGGAGTCTCGTGGTGATTGTTTCAGTGATGCTGGGGATATTCTCCGGGATATTCCTCATTGCCCTGACTAATGGAATGGTGAAGGATCGGGTAGATACCATCATCGGACTGGAGGTGTCACATATTCAGATTCACCGGCCCGGGTTTCAGCAAAATACGGAAACGAAGCTCTATATGCCGGAAGCGTCCCGGATGGTCAGTGATATCAAGAGACTCCCCCGGGTAAAAGCCTCTTCCAAACGCTGGGTGCTCAATGCGATGATATCTTCAGCCGAGACAGGTACAGGGGTAAAACTGGTCGGCATTGACCCGGCGGATGAAAAGCTGGTGACGATACTACATCAGAAAGTGGTTTCCGGTGAATATTTCCCCGAGCGATCCCGCAATGCTCTGTTGATCGGCGAACGCCTAGCGAAGAAGCTCAAAGTTGACCTGAAGAATAAATGCATCATTACCTTGCAGGATGCGGATAACAACATCACAGCGGGGGCTTTCCGTGTCGTGGGGATTTATCGGACGGAGAATTACATGTATGACGAGTCGGTGGTGTTCGTCCGAAACCGGGATGTGTCGCGGCTGGTTAATCTACCCGAAACCGCAGCCCATGAAGTGGCGGTATTGCTCAAAGACGATGCATTTACCCCTCAGCTTAAACAGACTTTGGCGAAACGTTATCCCCATCTGGAAGTGCAGGAGTGGCAACAGTTGAGTCCCGAGGCCGGTTATCTGGTGAGCATCATGAGCCAGTATATGATTATCATCATGGTGGTCATCTTGTTGGCACTCTGTTTCGGGATCATCAATACGATGCTGATGGTGGTGCTCGAACGCGTTCATGAACTGGGCATGCTGATGGCTATCGGAATGAATCGCCGGAGGATTTTTGGGATGATTATGCTGGAGACCATCTTCCTGTCGCTCACCGGTGGTGCATTGGGAATGGGTGTTGGCTCTTTGGTGATTCACCATTATTACCTGAATGGATTGGACCTTTACTTTTGGAAGGAGGCTTATGAGAGCATCGGCTATTCTTCGGTCATCCATCCCTTTATTGCGGCAAAAGACCTGATACAGACCACGTCGATGATTATTGTCACCGGTATTCTGTCGGCACTCTATCCGGCCTATAAAGCGTTGAAAATAAATCCCGCCGATGCGATAAGGAGTTGA
- a CDS encoding alpha/beta hydrolase, with protein MKFTIILIASLLFVSNAYSLKPDTTAYLITPSRYGLMYKEYKVKTKDGYTLNAWFCPAQTAPSIDSLFGEGAKEPLQRPYVIDNAKRPTIIICNGDAGNMYPNVSLAYRYCQYGFNVITFDWRGFGQSQYFPINTDYLVYPEFITDYNAIVDFAKQIPIVDSNRIGVFGYSTGAFLSFAIASQRPEIKAIVARGIFTDYKSVTPGLQKLVPKRTLFCPEGMDKYSPRNNWSTFRKPIFLVVGEKDIRTPKENSIEILSNVKSNVRELWIVEKAEHGSDKAPEIVEHELFIKKTVCFFKDNL; from the coding sequence ATGAAATTCACAATAATTCTAATAGCATCTTTATTATTCGTCTCTAATGCATATTCTCTTAAACCAGATACGACTGCATATTTAATTACACCAAGTAGATATGGATTAATGTATAAAGAATATAAGGTGAAAACAAAAGATGGTTATACATTAAATGCCTGGTTCTGTCCTGCACAAACAGCTCCATCTATTGATTCTCTGTTTGGTGAAGGAGCAAAAGAACCTCTCCAAAGACCATATGTTATAGACAATGCTAAAAGACCAACTATAATTATTTGTAATGGAGACGCAGGTAACATGTATCCAAATGTGAGTTTAGCATATCGCTATTGCCAATATGGGTTTAATGTGATAACATTTGACTGGCGCGGCTTTGGTCAAAGTCAATATTTTCCGATAAATACTGATTATCTTGTTTATCCGGAGTTTATTACTGATTATAATGCAATAGTTGATTTTGCAAAACAGATTCCAATTGTTGATTCTAATCGCATTGGTGTATTTGGTTATTCCACAGGAGCTTTTTTATCATTTGCCATTGCTTCACAACGACCTGAAATTAAGGCTATCGTTGCAAGAGGAATATTTACAGATTATAAAAGCGTCACACCTGGGTTACAGAAACTAGTACCAAAAAGAACCTTATTTTGTCCAGAAGGGATGGATAAATATTCACCAAGAAATAATTGGAGTACATTTAGAAAGCCTATATTTTTAGTTGTTGGAGAGAAAGATATTCGTACTCCAAAAGAAAACTCGATAGAAATTCTTTCTAATGTCAAAAGCAATGTTCGAGAACTCTGGATTGTAGAAAAAGCAGAACATGGTTCTGATAAGGCTCCTGAAATTGTAGAACATGAATTATTCATTAAAAAAACAGTCTGCTTCTTCAAAGACAATTTATAA